Proteins encoded by one window of Serratia nevei:
- a CDS encoding fimbria/pilus outer membrane usher protein, with protein MQLKPLALAVLCMAVELWPPHAAADDLPPPPSAISMPDTTLYLEPVVNGRQTGKVVPVTYRGGHYYLTPQQLSDAGLPVADKQAKEIAVDQLDKVDVTYSGETQQLLISVPNDWLPKQTLGDANPEQRLPAQSSLGFLLNYDAYVSQSGGRGNPGYFSAWSEQRLFDGFGVIANTGIFRSSFNGETAAQQNNRYIRYDSSWRYSDDDTMLSYTAGDLTTGSLPWTSSVRIGGLQVARNFATRPDLITYPLPQFSGQAAVPSSVDLYINSYKNTSVSVNPGPFTLNTVPYINGAGQATVVTTDALGRQISTTVPFYVASSLLQAGLSDFSLSAGALRQNYGYRSADYGQWVASGSGRYGVTDWLTLEGRAEGAAELAVTGAGAGVRLGQLGVLNASYSYSQAGSDAFNAPPVTPLYYDPITGQPVQQPDAGPVYQYTGRHGDQTSLSYTYSNQYFSLNAQRVLRSADFGDLSTYKSSYRLSRRTDQLTGSIGLSRFGSLGAGYFDVRDAIGQRTRLVNLSYSLTLWRNISLYASANREIGGDGYSSQLQISIPFDAWGTANVSTARDAGNRWSERVAYSRAAPTDGGFGWNLAYAGGQGSDSDYRQADLTWRTSLLETRAGLYGNRNDYTRWGEVSGSLVAMNGGVYATNTINDAFALVSTNGYAGIPVSYENQRIGVTNDKGYLLVPTVTSYYHAKFQIDPLNLPADVNLPSVEKTVAIRDHSGYLVEFPVQRLSAADVELVDTQGKPLANGSQVAVIGSNQQSYVGWDGMTYIDPVQQHNRLSVIPADGGAPCQVSFSLANPQGLQRVGPLVCQ; from the coding sequence ATGCAGCTCAAGCCGCTGGCCCTGGCCGTACTTTGTATGGCGGTGGAGCTGTGGCCGCCGCACGCCGCCGCCGACGACCTTCCGCCGCCGCCCAGCGCCATCAGCATGCCGGACACCACGCTGTATCTGGAGCCGGTGGTGAACGGCCGCCAGACCGGCAAAGTGGTGCCGGTCACCTACCGCGGCGGCCACTACTATTTGACGCCGCAGCAACTGAGCGACGCCGGCCTGCCGGTGGCGGACAAGCAAGCGAAAGAGATCGCCGTCGATCAATTGGATAAGGTCGACGTCACCTACAGCGGCGAAACGCAGCAGCTGTTGATCTCGGTGCCCAACGACTGGTTGCCCAAGCAAACCCTCGGCGACGCCAACCCAGAACAGCGGCTGCCGGCGCAAAGCAGCCTGGGTTTCTTGCTGAATTACGACGCCTACGTCAGCCAGAGCGGCGGGCGCGGCAATCCGGGTTATTTTTCCGCCTGGAGCGAACAGCGGCTGTTCGACGGCTTCGGCGTTATCGCCAACACCGGCATTTTCCGCAGCAGCTTCAACGGCGAGACCGCCGCACAGCAGAACAATCGCTATATCCGCTACGACAGCAGCTGGCGCTACAGCGACGACGACACCATGCTCAGCTATACCGCCGGCGATCTCACGACCGGCTCGCTGCCCTGGACCAGTTCGGTGCGCATCGGCGGCCTGCAGGTGGCGCGCAACTTCGCCACGCGGCCGGATCTGATTACCTATCCGCTGCCGCAGTTCTCCGGCCAGGCCGCCGTGCCGAGCAGCGTCGACCTGTACATCAACAGCTACAAGAATACCTCCGTCAGCGTGAACCCCGGCCCGTTCACCCTGAATACCGTGCCTTACATCAACGGCGCCGGCCAGGCGACGGTGGTCACCACCGACGCGCTCGGCCGCCAGATCAGCACCACGGTGCCGTTCTATGTCGCCAGCTCGCTGCTGCAGGCCGGGCTAAGCGATTTCAGCCTGTCGGCAGGGGCGCTGCGTCAAAATTACGGCTATCGCTCCGCAGACTACGGCCAATGGGTGGCCAGCGGCAGTGGGCGTTACGGCGTCACTGATTGGTTGACGCTCGAAGGGCGGGCGGAAGGCGCGGCTGAGCTGGCGGTCACCGGCGCCGGCGCGGGCGTGCGCCTGGGGCAGTTAGGGGTCCTCAACGCCTCCTACAGTTACAGCCAGGCGGGCAGCGATGCCTTCAACGCCCCGCCGGTCACGCCCCTTTATTACGATCCGATCACCGGCCAACCGGTACAGCAACCGGATGCCGGGCCGGTTTATCAGTACACCGGCCGCCACGGCGATCAGACCAGCCTGAGCTATACCTACAGCAACCAATATTTCAGCCTCAATGCCCAACGGGTACTGCGCAGCGCGGACTTCGGCGACCTCTCCACCTACAAGAGCAGCTACCGCCTGAGCCGCCGCACCGATCAACTGACCGGCAGCATCGGCCTGAGCCGCTTCGGCAGCCTGGGCGCCGGTTATTTCGACGTGCGCGACGCCATCGGCCAACGCACCCGCCTGGTCAACCTGTCGTACAGCCTGACGCTGTGGCGCAATATCAGCCTGTACGCCTCGGCGAATCGCGAGATCGGCGGCGACGGCTACAGCTCGCAGCTGCAGATCAGCATTCCGTTCGATGCCTGGGGCACCGCTAACGTCAGTACCGCCCGCGACGCCGGCAACCGCTGGAGCGAACGCGTCGCGTACAGCCGCGCCGCGCCGACCGATGGCGGTTTCGGCTGGAACCTGGCCTACGCCGGCGGTCAAGGCAGCGACAGCGATTACCGCCAGGCAGACCTGACCTGGCGCACCTCGCTGTTGGAAACCCGCGCCGGGCTGTACGGCAACCGTAACGATTACACCCGCTGGGGCGAAGTCAGCGGTTCGCTGGTGGCGATGAACGGCGGCGTATACGCCACCAACACCATCAACGACGCCTTTGCCCTGGTTTCGACCAACGGCTACGCCGGTATTCCGGTCAGCTACGAGAACCAGCGCATCGGCGTCACCAACGACAAAGGCTACCTGTTGGTGCCCACCGTCACTTCGTATTACCACGCCAAATTCCAGATTGATCCGCTCAATCTGCCGGCGGACGTCAATTTGCCATCGGTAGAAAAAACCGTCGCCATTCGCGATCACAGTGGCTACCTGGTCGAATTCCCCGTCCAGCGCCTTTCCGCCGCCGACGTGGAGCTGGTCGATACGCAAGGCAAACCGCTGGCCAACGGCAGCCAGGTGGCGGTGATCGGCAGCAATCAACAAAGCTACGTCGGGTGGGATGGCATGACCTATATCGACCCGGTGCAGCAGCACAACCGGCTGAGCGTGATCCCGGCCGACGGTGGCGCGCCGTGCCAGGTCAGCTTCAGCCTGGCCAATCCGCAGGGGCTACAGCGCGTCGGTCCCCTCGTCTGCCAATAA
- a CDS encoding molecular chaperone yields the protein MRSTLLRLPLLAGLLLAGQPQAFAAASILIWPIDPAIEDNQQATALWLENRDSKPVYMQIRVLGWQQTGGKDDYRNQSEVVASPPVATILPGKRQLIRLIKQTPVAAGQERAYRILVDEVPIKDKDGAAPDKGAQMGLKFQMRYSVPLFVSGKGVWTKQDFEHPRDYATANQPKLSYRLLQQNSQRWLDVRNDGIVHARLSQVSIQGKPLNNGLLGYVLPGSQMRFALPPSGSFAAGKLQAMVNDNKQPVTIPSY from the coding sequence ATGCGTAGTACTCTGCTCCGCCTGCCCCTGCTGGCAGGATTGCTGTTAGCCGGTCAACCGCAGGCCTTCGCCGCCGCCTCCATTCTGATTTGGCCTATCGATCCGGCGATTGAAGACAACCAGCAGGCGACGGCCCTGTGGCTGGAAAACCGCGACAGCAAACCGGTCTATATGCAAATCCGCGTGCTCGGCTGGCAACAAACCGGCGGTAAGGACGACTACCGCAACCAGAGCGAAGTGGTCGCCAGCCCGCCGGTCGCCACCATTCTCCCCGGCAAACGCCAGCTGATTCGCCTGATCAAGCAGACCCCGGTCGCCGCCGGGCAAGAACGGGCTTACCGGATACTGGTTGACGAAGTGCCCATCAAGGATAAAGACGGCGCGGCGCCCGACAAGGGTGCGCAGATGGGGCTGAAATTCCAGATGCGTTATTCGGTGCCGCTGTTCGTCAGCGGTAAAGGCGTCTGGACCAAGCAAGACTTCGAACACCCGCGCGACTATGCCACCGCCAACCAGCCGAAGCTCAGCTACCGGCTGCTGCAGCAAAACAGCCAGCGCTGGCTCGACGTGCGCAACGACGGCATCGTGCACGCCCGCCTGTCGCAGGTCAGCATCCAGGGCAAGCCGCTCAACAACGGGCTGCTGGGCTATGTGCTGCCGGGTTCGCAAATGCGCTTTGCCCTGCCGCCTTCGGGCAGTTTCGCCGCCGGCAAGCTGCAGGCGATGGTCAATGACAATAAGCAACCCGTAACCATTCCGTCTTACTGA
- a CDS encoding spore coat U domain-containing protein yields MLLAALIGAPTARADTVSQGFTVNASIIKGCVLGSGVTNVTSFGSMSFGQVASLSSPIKIVSSAGAGSILIRCNPGLSVTLGLNVGNNVTGSIAGGRKLLNSVTSETLVYQLYQDANYAVLWGDGGNGGAVQTVSSTGSTQEIKIYASLMASSTLPTSGTYNDTVLVTVSY; encoded by the coding sequence CTGCTGCTGGCGGCGCTGATCGGCGCCCCGACGGCCCGTGCCGATACCGTCAGCCAGGGCTTCACGGTCAACGCTTCGATCATCAAAGGCTGCGTACTCGGCAGCGGCGTCACCAACGTTACCTCGTTCGGCAGCATGAGCTTCGGCCAGGTTGCGTCCTTGAGCAGCCCGATAAAAATCGTCTCTAGCGCCGGCGCCGGCTCCATTTTGATCCGCTGCAATCCCGGGCTCAGCGTCACCCTGGGGTTGAACGTCGGCAATAACGTCACCGGCTCCATCGCCGGCGGGCGAAAACTGTTGAACTCGGTGACCTCGGAAACGCTGGTTTACCAGCTCTACCAGGATGCCAACTACGCCGTTTTGTGGGGCGACGGCGGCAACGGCGGCGCCGTCCAAACCGTCTCCTCCACCGGCAGCACGCAAGAAATAAAAATCTACGCCAGTTTAATGGCGAGCAGCACCTTGCCCACCAGCGGCACCTACAACGATACGGTCTTAGTGACGGTGAGTTATTGA
- a CDS encoding spore coat U domain-containing protein yields MTRLAVTCMLLSLAGVCRADVSTATVGVSATLVKSCVAGTTSGGNTTFGTFNFGTVYFLNTAIKVTGQANAGALQINCNNGTSYTVLLSGGQSGNTAARYLQSAAGARVNYNLYTSASYATVWDNVTGVTQTATGQSVWLPVYGMIPVQTTPATGNYTDTVQVTINW; encoded by the coding sequence ATGACGCGCCTGGCCGTCACCTGCATGCTGCTGTCGTTGGCGGGCGTTTGCCGCGCCGACGTCAGCACCGCGACGGTGGGCGTCAGCGCCACCCTGGTCAAGTCCTGCGTCGCCGGCACCACCAGCGGCGGCAACACCACATTCGGCACCTTTAACTTCGGCACGGTCTATTTCCTCAATACGGCGATAAAGGTGACCGGCCAGGCGAACGCCGGCGCACTGCAGATCAACTGCAACAACGGCACCAGTTACACGGTGCTGCTCAGCGGCGGGCAGAGCGGCAATACCGCCGCGCGCTATCTGCAAAGCGCGGCGGGCGCCCGCGTGAACTACAACCTGTATACCAGCGCCAGCTACGCCACCGTCTGGGATAACGTCACCGGCGTCACCCAGACCGCCACCGGCCAAAGCGTCTGGCTGCCGGTGTACGGCATGATCCCGGTACAAACGACGCCGGCGACGGGCAACTATACGGATACGGTGCAGGTGACGATAAATTGGTGA
- a CDS encoding spore coat U domain-containing protein — protein MKKTLAALTSAALLLCASGTSYAAGTIQGTLGVTLTIGAGCVVTGGTSSGTTNSFGSISFGTYSSLANVITASATGSGGTGTLGLNCTTGTNYTVALDNGLNATGSQRRMASSVPAYISYNLYQDSAHAVPWNSTTGVLTGTGTGSAVPLIVYGLVPAAGTTPAAGAYSDTVTMTVTW, from the coding sequence ATGAAAAAGACTCTGGCGGCATTAACCTCGGCAGCGCTTCTGCTGTGCGCCTCTGGCACCTCCTACGCGGCGGGCACCATTCAGGGCACGCTGGGCGTCACCCTGACCATCGGCGCCGGCTGCGTGGTCACCGGCGGCACCAGCTCCGGCACCACCAACAGCTTCGGCTCCATCAGCTTCGGCACCTACTCCTCACTGGCTAACGTCATCACCGCCAGCGCCACCGGCAGCGGCGGCACCGGCACGCTGGGGCTGAACTGCACCACCGGCACCAACTACACCGTGGCACTGGACAACGGCCTCAACGCGACCGGCAGCCAGCGGCGCATGGCCAGCAGCGTACCGGCCTATATCAGCTATAACCTCTACCAGGACAGCGCCCACGCCGTGCCGTGGAACAGCACCACCGGCGTGCTGACCGGCACCGGCACCGGTTCGGCGGTGCCGCTGATCGTCTACGGCCTGGTACCTGCGGCAGGCACCACCCCGGCGGCCGGTGCGTACAGCGATACCGTCACCATGACCGTCACCTGGTAA
- a CDS encoding spore coat U domain-containing protein, with amino-acid sequence MNKTLMVLTSVAPLLCISGTANAAGTIQGTLGVTITIGAGCVVTGGNSSGTTNDFGSISFGTYSSLANVITASATGSGGTGTLGLNCTTGTNYTVALDNGLNASGSQRRMASSVPAYISYNLYQDSAHALPWNSTTGTLTGTGTGSAVPLIVYGLVPAAGTTPAAGVYSDTVTMTVTW; translated from the coding sequence ATGAATAAAACTCTGATGGTTTTGACCTCGGTAGCACCTCTGCTGTGCATCAGTGGCACAGCCAACGCAGCGGGCACCATTCAGGGCACGCTGGGCGTGACGATCACCATCGGCGCCGGCTGTGTGGTCACCGGCGGCAACAGTTCCGGCACCACCAACGACTTTGGTTCGATCAGCTTCGGGACTTACTCCTCGCTGGCCAACGTCATCACCGCCAGCGCCACCGGCAGCGGCGGCACCGGCACGCTGGGGCTGAACTGCACCACCGGCACCAACTATACCGTAGCGCTGGACAACGGCCTCAACGCCTCCGGCAGCCAACGGCGCATGGCCAGCAGCGTGCCGGCCTACATCAGCTACAACCTTTATCAGGACAGCGCCCACGCCCTGCCGTGGAACAGCACCACCGGCACGCTGACCGGCACCGGTACCGGATCGGCGGTGCCGCTGATCGTTTACGGCCTGGTGCCTGCCGCGGGAACGACTCCGGCGGCGGGCGTCTACAGCGATACCGTCACCATGACCGTCACCTGGTGA
- the rsmF gene encoding 16S rRNA (cytosine(1407)-C(5))-methyltransferase RsmF, whose amino-acid sequence MAKSTAVFLPPAFLDATRAIMPAELAMDDFIAACQRPLRRSLRVNTLKISVADFLALVQDYDWRLEPIPWCAEGFWIERDDEELRLGSAAEHLSGLFYIQEASSMLPVSALFAGGAVPNRVLDVAAAPGSKTTQIAALMGNQGGIVANEYSASRVKVLHANISRCGVKNAALTHFDGRVFGAALPESFDAILLDAPCSGEGVVRKDPDAMSNWSPQSVAEIAATQRELIDSAFHALAPGGVMVYSTCTLNAQENQQVVRWLLDTYGDAVSVEPLGALFPGADKALTAEGFLHVFPQIYDSEGFFVARLRKQRAVAPLAKPTYKVGKFPFSPLSGKEAALVAQAAAASGLTWGDDSRLWERDKELWLFPAELEPLFGKVRFSRIGLKLAERFPKGFRWQHEAAIALASTGGKTHFELDAALAQEWYHGRDLYPEQPPAGDECIVTYQGQPLGIAKRIGSRIKNNLPRELVRDGALDFHL is encoded by the coding sequence GTGGCCAAATCCACCGCCGTTTTTCTGCCCCCCGCTTTCCTTGACGCCACCCGCGCCATCATGCCCGCCGAGCTGGCGATGGACGATTTTATCGCCGCCTGCCAGCGCCCGCTGCGCCGCAGCCTGCGCGTCAACACGCTGAAAATCAGCGTCGCCGACTTCCTGGCGCTGGTGCAGGATTACGACTGGCGACTGGAGCCCATCCCCTGGTGCGCGGAAGGGTTCTGGATCGAGCGCGACGATGAAGAGCTGCGTCTGGGCAGCGCCGCCGAACACCTGAGCGGCCTGTTCTACATTCAGGAGGCCAGTTCAATGCTGCCGGTCAGCGCGCTGTTCGCGGGCGGCGCAGTGCCGAATCGGGTGCTGGACGTGGCGGCGGCACCAGGCTCCAAAACCACCCAAATCGCCGCGTTAATGGGCAATCAGGGCGGCATCGTCGCCAACGAATACTCCGCCAGCCGGGTAAAAGTGCTGCACGCCAATATCAGCCGCTGCGGCGTGAAGAACGCCGCGCTGACCCACTTCGACGGCAGGGTGTTCGGCGCCGCGCTGCCGGAGAGCTTCGACGCCATTCTGCTCGATGCCCCCTGCTCCGGCGAAGGCGTGGTGCGCAAGGATCCGGACGCCATGAGCAACTGGTCGCCACAGAGCGTGGCCGAAATCGCCGCCACCCAACGCGAACTGATCGACAGCGCGTTTCATGCGCTGGCGCCGGGCGGCGTGATGGTTTACTCCACCTGCACGCTCAATGCGCAGGAAAACCAGCAGGTGGTGCGCTGGCTGCTGGACACCTACGGCGATGCGGTCAGCGTCGAGCCGCTGGGTGCGCTGTTCCCCGGCGCCGACAAGGCGCTGACTGCCGAAGGCTTCCTGCACGTCTTCCCGCAGATTTACGACAGCGAAGGCTTTTTCGTCGCCCGCCTGCGCAAACAGCGCGCCGTGGCGCCGTTGGCGAAGCCGACCTACAAGGTGGGTAAATTCCCGTTCAGCCCGCTGTCCGGCAAAGAGGCGGCGCTGGTCGCCCAAGCCGCCGCCGCATCCGGCTTAACCTGGGGCGATGACAGCCGGCTGTGGGAGCGCGACAAGGAGCTCTGGCTGTTCCCGGCCGAGCTGGAACCGCTGTTCGGTAAAGTGCGCTTCTCGCGTATCGGCCTCAAGCTGGCGGAACGTTTCCCGAAAGGTTTCCGCTGGCAGCACGAGGCGGCGATCGCGCTGGCCAGCACCGGCGGCAAAACGCATTTCGAGCTGGACGCCGCGCTGGCGCAAGAGTGGTATCACGGCCGCGATCTCTACCCGGAGCAGCCGCCGGCCGGCGATGAATGCATCGTCACCTACCAGGGCCAGCCGCTGGGCATCGCCAAGCGCATCGGCAGCCGCATCAAGAACAACCTGCCGCGCGAGCTGGTGCGCGACGGCGCGCTGGATTTTCACCTGTAA